One Salvia splendens isolate huo1 chromosome 1, SspV2, whole genome shotgun sequence genomic window, TGGGCAAGACCTCATTGATGAATCAGTATCCTCAATCCtgctaatttattttataattgctGATGCAAAATGTAATTCACTGCTTCTGTTACGAATACCTTGTTCAGGTTATTTACGTGATGTGTTTCTTAACCCGTTAATTAAAGATATGTAAACAAGAAGTTTAGCAACCAATACAAGGCGACAATTGGGGCAGATTTCTTGACAAAGGAAGTGCAGTTTGAGGATCGGCTCTTCACTTTACAGGTAAGCATGGGAGCTGCTTGTTTCATCATTCTACAATTATAGCATGTGATTGAACTCTCCTGAACAAGGAAACACAAATGTCAAATTCCTTATACATACATGTCCATAACACATATAGTTTTGCTCCACTCTTATATAGTTGGTTCAGACTCGGTCTGATAAACACTTCTCTAAAATGAATAAGCCTCAGATTCatgtaaataattaataagtaAGAGAGCATATTTCTTCATAATTAAATTTCGTTGCCTTTAAATTTGGATTGTGAAAAAACAACCATAACTTGATAAAGCCACTTGAGAATCATGGCATAGTTTGGACATTGGATATGTATCAAATTACATACTTATATTTGTAAATTGTTTGTTTTGATACTATCTTTGGTCTTCCTCATTATCATCCCTCTTATGCACTATGCTTGGCCTTCGTGTAATTAGATATGGGATACAGCTGGACAAGAAAGATTTCAAAGTCTCGGGGTTGCTTTCTACCGTGGTGCTGATTGTTGTGTGCTTGTCTATGATGTGAATGTCATGAAATCATTTGACAATCTCAATAATTGGAGGGAAGAGTTCTTGATTCAGGTACTTGCACTTATTATTTTCTTCTGAGAATGAGCCCTCCTTCAGTTCACTTTTTTCGCTTCAATTCAATATAAGCTAAAGTCAACTGATAAGTTtaaatgatatatatatatatatatatatatatatatatatattggagcATGAAGCATATGATGGTTTAAATTAATAAGGGTCTCCTTTTCTGCATCAAGGAAAATATAATGCTTCAAAGGGGAAATATAATGTAGATTAAATTTTGCAGGCTTTATTTCACCTATTTAATTTGTTCTTCATGTTGGGGGACCCAAGTGAGAAGGTGTTCTAAGTTACTGCAGCTTGAATATCTTCATGACATATTGCCAAATATGTTACTCAAGAATTCTTAGAATAGTTAGAGTAGTTCAGTTGTATTGAAAGCCATGAGTTTGATATTTCTAATAAAGATAAGACTTTCATACTAATGCAAATTGCATAGCTTATACCTATCCTATAAATGGAAACAATGGAAATGTACTAATGAAACTGAAGTTATTCTGCAGGCTAGTCCAACCGATCCTGAAAATTTTCCATTTGTGGTGATTGGCAACAAGACTGATGTGGAAGGTGGAAATAGTAGAGTGGTAAACTCCTCTCCTTCCACTCTCTTTGTATATATATTGAGGTTGAGAGTTTGATCCAAGCTAAGATTTTTTCACTATTATTAAATGGGCACTTGGTGTTGTAGTCTGAACTGTATTAGAGATTTTTGTGACATTGTCCTAGTATCCAAGTCATTTAAGTAGTAGGAAAAAAATCACCGTGCCAAAGGCATTCATCTTATGCGTGGTGGAATACTGTGGACCTATCACGATATCTACTATGCAGTTGGTAAGACAACATACAACCCAATATAAATCTACATTGACATCAATTCATTGCTTTCACTTTCCTTGTTTGTTTTTTCTCTCGCCCATGAAAAATCTTCAGTAGGCTGTGTTACCTATAATTATGTTTATAAGTTCTGGTCCCACCAAGAAAAGGCAAAACTTAAAATGGTCAATGTGGATAGTAAAACAAAATTGTTTGGCTGCCTTAAAGGGAAGGAAGCTCGATTGCCCCAATCTCCTTGTTGATGGATACTGCTGCTGATCGTCCCGTCCCTACCTTTCCCTTTTGTCAGCTCCCCATTCTCCCCCAAGGCCGGAGGCCCTAACCCTGCCCATCCAAGTCGGTGGATCCTCTCCCTCCCCCCCAGTGCGGTGGTCATCCCATCTTCTGTGCTgcttgttgtttttatttttatttttttggaagtAAACAGTGTTCATTTGCATTCCATTCCCTGTTTACTCAGTGCTTGTACCATGATAAATACTTGAAGCCTTTTTGTTTGGGCACGGAGGTGATGTGATGTACTGTTTTCAATATATAAGCTGTGAAGTTATCTTTGATATTGACAAACATTGTTTTGCCTGCTTTGCCACAGGTATCTGAGAAAAAGGCTCGGGCTTGGTGTGCCTCTAAAGGAAATATTCCTTACTTTGAGACTTCTGCCAAGGAAGGCACCAATGTTGAAGAAGCTTTTCAGGTTATTGCAAAGAATGCCTTGACGACtggagaagaggaagaaatgTGAGTACAAAATCCCATATTATTATCTCATCAATTTGCATTCATATGCCCACACCATCTTGATTATACTTCTTCAGTTTCTCGTAATGCTGTCATAATGTTTTACAGCTTTATAACATAGTTGTGCATTTGTATCATTCTGAAGAATAAATTCTCTTAAGAAATGACATTTGTGTTTAGATTTGAAAGGGCACATAATATCATGTTTATACATTTTGCCCTGATCTCATAATTCTTGAATGACATATTTTCTTGTTGCTAATATTCTTGATGATGGTGAAGATACCTGCCGGACACAATTGATGTTGGTAGCAGCGCCCAACAAAGGTCAACTGGATGCGAATGTTGATCGACTAATATGATTAAGAAGTTCCCAGGATGCACCAAGAAGTCATCATTCTTATGTTTTATGTGTTGCACTAAGTTCATACGTGTATACTAGTGTTTGTATTGTTGATTGAATTGTTTTCTTATTTGTTGAAATTGGTTGCTTGGGTTAACTTCAATGTGTACTGTACTGCTCTGATTTGGCTGAGCTGGATAGAAATTTTCAGTGAATTGACTGTAGTTTCTGTTAACTTAACCTTTTATctttattacatttttttttatcaatttctctCCTTAGACGAATAATTCGATTTTTTCCACAGGAAAAGAAAAGGGTGTTGATGGTAACGTACGTCTCTTCTGTGTATGAGGTCGTGCCATTTGCCCACCATCTCATTGTTTCATAAATATTCTACTTTCTCTGTCTCAAAAACATAAGACATTTGAGCCgatgaataaataatttatttaatcgaGCCAAGTAATTACTCCACCAGTCAGAAAATTAACTTTTGTACAGTATGCATTTAATATACTAGAGTACAACAAAAAGAATAAatagatatttaatttaatattttcctGCTAAAACAGTGTCATTtcatttgatatattttcaACAATTcttcatttatatatatgtatactatctttctctattttaactactccctccgtctcataatagatgtcacacttttttttttagaaaaaagttctctctcacatgaatataaaaattatattttctctctccatttaacacacaaaacaaaacctcctaaaattctgtgccgtcccacaagtgtgacatcttctATGGAACGGAAGGAATGCTAtttattaggccatccacaatagcgcctagcgcaccacttagccgagcgtcggcgctaggcagtgcgctaggcgatctattgcaaccgcccaaccatttccggaattaaaaaccgcctagcgctcggcggttccgtggcgctaggcggtgcgctgggcgatccactaggcgctattgcagcgtccagatcgcctagcgcgaattttttttttctgaaacactatatatacgcgccttgcacgtcattttcattcgcaccacttgttttaacgagtactctctctatctaaatttctgtacaagatcaacaacggtaaatggatctcaacaacgagcctacttcagggagtagcgggtctcaagctcaaactcccccggtccccgtgggaagtggatggagtcagatgccaccatactacaacatgtacccgtggcagcagatgatgcccgggatgccagccggggggagtccgccggggggttTCCGgtgatgtcggggtgggcacccagtgcccagatgatgccggggtgggcacccgggatgcagatgatgcccggggggtacAGGCGACGCaagggacgccgggggggggggggggggtaccggcgacgcagtgGACGACGGGGGGATCCCAGGCAacacaggggacgccggggggagtACCGGCGACGTAGTGGACGACGGGGGGATCCCAGGCgacacaggggacgccgggggacgtctatcgccccagttttgatttttcgactggttcgtcgcacacatcgaccccaacggaggcgcagCCGTTGCCTCAATTTGACAAtttctccttcgatgacttggggttagatcttctcggtgttccggatgctcccgttcaaacggggggcgcagggcggggtcgtggcgccccaaagaagaaaaacaaggggaagagggtcggcgagtcctcgcagccgggtgaggacgacagctcggtacggaggaggtagACGGACGCAGAGAActtcgcgctgtccaaggcgtgggtgagtgtttacgacgatcctctcgtttcgaacaatcaaaggatcgtcaacttgtggggcaagatagcagcagcctaccagaggatttgcccggaggggaggcgatgcaccggggaggattgccggaaggggtgggaccgaatcagggctgcggtctcccgattttcgggcttgtacaccaacgccctccacatgatgagcagtggccaaacggaggaagactgcagaaggatagcggagaaagccttccccctgaaggggtaaggacttcacctactggaactgctatcttgtgctgaacgacttcgagaagttccgagtaggtgtcgacgctggctggccgaagaagcaacgactgaactataccggtgatttctgcggcagcagcggtggttcccacgacctccccgagacggcccaggaggtcccgacccctcgttcgttcgctcgccgaactcgcccggttgggcacaagcgggctcaacgggaggcgaggggggtcgccgtccagtcggcatccccccttagCCAATCCACaacggatctcaaattcttcgcgcgtcaacaaacgcgcgctcagatggtcaagacgatggccgaatggcgggctgcggtggaccccgtggagaagagtttgcttcaaacattgctcctgagcatgcaggaggattttgaggcggcacggagggaagccgccgggagtagaggcggcggctacggaggcggaggcgatggtggcgacggaggcggagacGATGGTGCCGACaacgacggaggagacgacgacggagcagaggagtgaattattgtacttttttgttaattattgtaattttttaaaattattgtactttttttaaattattgtactttttaaaattttaatagtattattaatgtttctcgtatatgtctcataaattaaattccgtatattgtgtgattgttaattatttcatttttatataattattattagtaatgtggctattgatgtggctgggctatttctgatgtggctaggctatggctgggctatttatgatgtggcaggaggatttttagtgttgatgatgtggcaggaggagtttgtggctaggctatggctgggctattgctgggctattcctattgtggatggccttactatcatttttctaaaactagtgcagaaaatgaaatgacttaaCGAAACGGCGAGAGGATataaagtactactactataagtttaatattcattttaaaacaaaaaaaaaattgttaaccAATTTGATACCCAAATTCTCTTATACTAGTTGTGTAttcaatttataaaattgaattacAGTGTAGAGTTCAATTTTTTGGTATTGAATAGTTTAAATTATCTgaataaattgaaattaaaattggatGAAAAACTCAGGTTCTTTGCTTCCTACACTAACTAGCGCGATTCCGATTTTTGGGTTTATAAAAGTCCACAACTGGTTAATCGATTTTCCGATCGGGTTATAACCATAGCATGCCTATTTTAATGTAATCAGTatgaaaaaattattcaaaactATTTTAGTAgagaaatattaattattaataataatttatacatGTCCAAATCGGCTACCTTTAATTTTTATACAATTATTTTTCTTGTCATTTTTCTTCTTGTATATTTTTTGAGAAAATTTTGCATAGAATATGGAACTATGACACATAGTGATATtaacacatacacacacttaatttattaggtttttttttggaatctgttagaaaggaaaatatgtaagtaaggaaaataggtaagcaaggaaaaaaaattaattagggaatgagtattatggcaaatcttgccaattttatgtaacccttggcctatttaaaggaggcatacctattgtaattctctgaacaagttgaatgaataatactcatatctttcaacatggtatcagagcaaaggctcataacaaaatcatcatagcctaatacctttcccgaccaagAAGGCGGTTATTTTCAACCTGCAACATGTCAGACGATGAAGAGAAACCAAATATGGAGGAGACACGATTAAAGATGAGTAAGAATGTTACTCTAGCCGTTAAACTCAACGGGATGAATTATCCCCTATGGAAACGGCTGATGAGAGTAGCCATCGTGGGAAGACGAGCAAACAGGTATATCACCGGTACACCGCAGCCGCCGGAACCTGGAATGAAGGGGTACACAGAATGGGAGGAAGCCGATATGACAGTGTTCTCATGGATAAT contains:
- the LOC121742219 gene encoding ras-related protein Rab7-like, which gives rise to MPSRRRALLKVIILGDSGVGKTSLMNQYVNKKFSNQYKATIGADFLTKEVQFEDRLFTLQIWDTAGQERFQSLGVAFYRGADCCVLVYDVNVMKSFDNLNNWREEFLIQASPTDPENFPFVVIGNKTDVEGGNSRVVSEKKARAWCASKGNIPYFETSAKEGTNVEEAFQVIAKNALTTGEEEEIYLPDTIDVGSSAQQRSTGCEC